In Synergistaceae bacterium, a genomic segment contains:
- a CDS encoding response regulator codes for MKTLCAWIQKYVFLEDLPLDVRMMNVTCSVGMVAALVVTLIRFVVGFPFSLFLVMLGIVLVIGFLLYACNSFPSSTLPTWITLILLGDVLFPAAFFFLGGADGGMTAFFVVSIVAIFLLARGKSRAVLLTVHVALVTSCYYVGYKFPDLVLELSRCQQTIDNIQSFIVAGFFIGLVVMFQHKIYLMEKQKAEAVSKELLKQDELLRVVNDVAEKLLTSDVKDFGDALQKSMEMMARCVKVQQVHIWQNIEKDDVLHYIQMCEWRERAGLNQKWEQAGEQEWKPMKFSYRDSLPDWEKILSSGQCVNGSLRSFSQRDRERLLPYGILSVFVIPVFLQDRFWGFVSFDDHLQEREFSKDEESILRSGSLLIANALVRNDMTQNLVQVREDALSSARAKSEFLANMSHEIRTPMNAIIGMTSIAKSSSELERKNYCLNRIEEASTHLLGIINDILDMSKIEENKLTLSPVSFDFEKMLQRVVNVSNFRVDEKHQDLTVHIDEDIPPTVIGDDQRLAQVIANLLSNAVKFTPPQGSIRLGAYLTREEEEKEEEKEKEKGKEKNGLCTLRIEVTDTGIGISKEQQSRLFNPFEQADSNTSRKFGGTGLGLAISKRIVEMMGGEIGVKSELGKGATFSFTLQVRRDAEKRDLSLQGKKWGPIRLLAADDALETRECFADIASRFAVACDLASDAQGALRQVETNGPYDVYFVDWNMPDMNGLELSKRIAEQGAASSVVMMISATDWVTIEEEAKAVGVNKFLSKPLFPSAIAERIDECLGTDADKLHDEPEDFSQDERGLFAGYCALLAEDMELNREIVLSLLEPTGLVIDCAKNGTEAVRMFSAAPDRYDVIFMDVQMPEIDGYEATQRIRASSFPRAKQVPVIAMTANVFREDIDQCLKAGMNDHVGKPLDLNEVLDKLRLYLIS; via the coding sequence ATGAAAACACTGTGTGCCTGGATACAGAAATACGTCTTTTTGGAAGACCTTCCTCTCGACGTGAGAATGATGAACGTGACTTGCTCGGTCGGCATGGTCGCCGCCCTAGTGGTCACGCTCATTCGCTTCGTGGTAGGCTTTCCTTTTTCGTTATTTCTCGTGATGTTGGGCATCGTGCTCGTTATCGGTTTTCTGCTGTACGCCTGCAATTCTTTCCCTTCAAGTACCCTGCCCACATGGATCACTTTGATCTTGTTAGGCGATGTCCTGTTCCCGGCGGCGTTTTTCTTTCTTGGCGGAGCGGATGGCGGAATGACGGCGTTTTTTGTGGTGAGCATCGTCGCCATCTTTCTGCTAGCCCGAGGCAAAAGCCGTGCCGTTCTTCTAACGGTCCACGTCGCCTTAGTCACCTCCTGCTATTACGTGGGCTATAAATTTCCGGACCTGGTCCTGGAACTAAGTCGCTGTCAACAGACTATCGACAACATTCAATCCTTCATTGTGGCCGGCTTTTTTATCGGTCTCGTGGTCATGTTCCAACACAAGATCTACCTGATGGAAAAGCAGAAGGCAGAAGCCGTCAGCAAAGAGCTTCTCAAACAAGACGAACTGCTCCGTGTGGTGAACGACGTGGCGGAGAAACTGCTCACGTCGGATGTGAAAGACTTTGGGGACGCTTTGCAAAAGAGCATGGAAATGATGGCCCGCTGCGTGAAGGTCCAGCAAGTTCATATCTGGCAAAATATCGAAAAAGATGATGTACTGCATTACATCCAGATGTGCGAATGGAGAGAAAGAGCTGGCTTGAATCAAAAATGGGAGCAAGCAGGGGAACAAGAATGGAAGCCCATGAAGTTCTCGTATCGCGACAGCCTTCCTGACTGGGAGAAGATCCTGTCCAGCGGGCAATGCGTCAATGGCTCGCTGCGTTCTTTTTCCCAGAGGGATCGAGAGCGACTGCTGCCCTATGGCATCTTGTCCGTTTTCGTCATCCCTGTGTTCTTGCAGGATCGTTTCTGGGGTTTCGTCAGCTTCGACGACCATCTCCAGGAGCGAGAATTTTCCAAGGATGAGGAAAGTATCTTGAGATCCGGAAGCCTTTTGATCGCTAATGCCCTGGTCCGTAACGATATGACGCAAAACCTGGTTCAAGTCAGGGAAGACGCCTTGTCCAGCGCGAGGGCGAAAAGCGAGTTTCTCGCGAACATGAGCCACGAAATTCGCACGCCTATGAACGCCATTATCGGTATGACCTCTATAGCCAAGTCTTCCTCTGAACTGGAGCGGAAAAACTACTGCTTGAACAGGATAGAGGAGGCCTCCACGCACCTTTTAGGAATTATCAACGATATTTTGGACATGTCGAAGATCGAGGAAAACAAACTGACTCTCTCGCCGGTGAGCTTCGACTTCGAGAAAATGCTCCAGAGGGTGGTGAACGTCAGTAACTTCCGTGTGGATGAAAAACACCAAGATCTCACCGTGCACATCGATGAAGATATTCCTCCCACGGTGATTGGCGACGACCAACGGCTGGCCCAGGTTATCGCCAACTTGCTCTCCAACGCCGTGAAGTTCACGCCCCCGCAGGGTTCCATCCGCTTAGGGGCGTATCTCACGCGAGAGGAGGAAGAAAAAGAAGAAGAAAAAGAGAAAGAAAAAGGGAAAGAGAAAAACGGGCTCTGCACCCTCCGAATCGAGGTGACCGACACAGGCATCGGCATCAGCAAGGAGCAACAATCACGTTTGTTTAATCCCTTCGAGCAGGCCGATAGCAACACGTCGCGAAAGTTCGGAGGTACTGGGCTCGGCCTCGCGATCTCCAAGCGGATCGTCGAGATGATGGGTGGAGAGATAGGTGTGAAATCGGAACTCGGCAAAGGGGCCACTTTCTCCTTCACTCTCCAAGTCCGGCGCGATGCGGAGAAACGCGACCTCTCGCTCCAGGGGAAAAAATGGGGCCCTATCCGTTTGCTGGCGGCGGATGACGCTCTGGAAACACGGGAGTGTTTCGCGGACATCGCGAGCCGCTTTGCCGTAGCCTGCGATTTAGCATCGGACGCCCAAGGTGCCCTCCGGCAGGTCGAAACGAACGGTCCTTACGACGTCTACTTCGTGGACTGGAATATGCCGGACATGAATGGATTGGAACTCTCGAAACGAATAGCGGAACAGGGTGCGGCGTCTTCGGTGGTGATGATGATCTCCGCCACGGACTGGGTCACGATAGAAGAAGAGGCCAAAGCCGTGGGCGTGAATAAATTTTTATCCAAGCCGCTTTTTCCGTCCGCCATTGCTGAGCGCATCGATGAATGTCTCGGAACGGACGCGGACAAACTCCATGATGAACCGGAGGATTTCAGTCAGGACGAAAGGGGCCTTTTTGCGGGATATTGCGCGTTGCTGGCCGAAGACATGGAGCTCAACCGGGAGATCGTGTTGTCGCTTCTGGAGCCTACCGGCCTCGTTATCGATTGCGCCAAAAACGGAACGGAGGCGGTACGGATGTTCTCCGCCGCCCCCGACCGGTACGACGTGATTTTCATGGACGTCCAAATGCCGGAGATAGACGGATACGAGGCCACTCAGCGCATCCGGGCTTCGAGTTTTCCTCGCGCGAAACAGGTACCCGTCATTGCTATGACCGCCAACGTCTTTCGGGAGGACATCGACCAATGCCTCAAAGCCGGCATGAACGACCACGTAGGCAAACCCCTGGATTTGAACGAAGTGTTGGACAAGCTGCGCCTATACCTGATAAGTTAG